The Aethina tumida isolate Nest 87 chromosome 6, icAetTumi1.1, whole genome shotgun sequence genome has a segment encoding these proteins:
- the LOC109603727 gene encoding titin-like isoform X2 has product MNNAVQHYGQGPISSNPHAPFLQSDPISANPSTTTSSLRLYRKKDSQDKHVQNQDGVVGGSNATENQTHVARVAPHNHFPPRTTEYYRQNNPLSNDFRPLFNEHQPVKYSEISEHQPTHHDPMSPMMQKQKKEYMDMMTHQTKQYPDLNGQQTYGHETVHPTAYAAKEAQMHGYKQESQYFQKNQFVDQMKYQMPAQMRKYPGQENDFFSQLQKFHPSMARSIMSEHHIRETQMNYPPMGQNGMYNQNQRYYPNAVQNYQANAYGIQSYNYGSPQNCNYNRQAQMGRFPPTMDRSLSPARRTAYPPEMVNYAPLQKISPSYHHQYTTPEYAQHYQHRRTNMPQEYYQPPQQCRNPQFMPANNPAVEVPENRVTPSNDLKQFIENWAEDENPCDPTVLIVSPDDLPFIENNQVIITSPLENGQFVIKNVENRQEAEKPKDCMVEDAKTSKVVVHSDVELIKDDTKVDKNCSPINLDQMETEETPRETVISTTKTVEEESPKESKDMPVIDFSDEKAPKEDAIEPKPPEVEEKPPQPPEPENKIEEEHPEQVEETVTNVVDEQMPKVESPKPQPKPEPKPPSPPPTPVLPETDKKPKSSSRRKRRIFSVDDIINNIGRKKEKELKRRKSIHATQKFLDYERRNVETETVKENLEASDKVPEVQDVKPETEAPLEEVPVEQTQEDVSQDKEISSTDSTTDPDAESNSIQYRSAIKIEENSVLLHIAGELVEINVNIQNGKKVITVVPISDTTVVDFNDNYETVQENVQEDQEIIEEVAEDKTEDGDKTEEIVEPKMDDLEMVVAEAEAGVVEEVVENVANEETIMDVQEDVAQMEEVSLDVKEEIVAPDTKTVTSEAETIELPKTEDVKVETTTESENKDDSSLHQQVNTLDLEETKIVPPEQTVQRENDTKEAKPEKVKQTETITNEELKPEVDSAKDSEFVDLSNEIIIGDEGLELEVEMDLQNDVNEDSFERNVICTKAAKKAYDAEFLNTVKEKKTKTNPSDDHKKKKITKDDSQKNKDETKREKRPKTTDEKSKKEEVKKPKEPKKQKSEPKADEDDDEEHVSFKELLKARKLKKLKKLQESMNNKPVESEPVTKKEENDFKQPLKKEEKEPACKEEDSKNLEGILKKESSPPKPVRKVSFSDEPIDKKLDETEGKCNDLNKKKRLSLEDYNNRKRKLSPKEEVKKILVEADLTSIHLEVKKRPKSLEELSCVVKEPKRKMSLEETSTSNNFYNDWEETLSPKSTEVDSNLLSTFTGVLSTESQPVKHPDVNGRKDELQMVKEQVDSKLSSLNLNIPKKSSAQTLRSQICALEKKINSFPLTPKDVNENHMLMNRFLNKDYLTEDEMKKIKQIIQYKRMVEHMSKLKSMENGDSYEIRKEMDEDLKLHLKKIPDEYHKKRKRRFRNLHAADSDSDYEINSGDYSVVQQSCHFTGVPKLIIKRKTDITQPVVRLERLDMNVIKKSKWF; this is encoded by the coding sequence TCCGTTGTTTAACGAGCACCAGCCGGTAAAGTACTCAGAGATCAGCGAGCACCAACCAACCCACCACGATCCAATGTCGCCGATGATGCAAAAGCAAAAAAAGGAATACATGGACATGATGACGCACCAGACGAAGCAGTACCCGGACTTAAACGGGCAACAGACGTACGGCCACGAGACTGTGCATCCAACGGCGTACGCCGCCAAAGAGGCGCAGATGCACGGCTACAAGCAAGAATCTCAGTACTTTCAAAAGAACCAGTTCGTGGACCAGATGAAGTACCAAATGCCCGCGCAGATGCGCAAATACCCCGGCCAGGAGAACGACTTCTTTTCGCAGCTACAGAAATTCCATCCCAGTATGGCCAGGTCCATAATGAGCGAGCACCACATCCGCGAGACGCAGATGAACTACCCGCCCATGGGCCAGAACGGCATGTACAACCAGAACCAAAGATACTACCCGAACGCCGTGCAGAACTACCAGGCGAACGCGTACGGCATCCAGTCGTACAACTACGGAAGTCCGCAGAACTGCAACTACAACAGGCAGGCGCAGATGGGCAGGTTCCCGCCTACAATGGATAGGAGTCTGTCGCCAGCCAGGCGTACCGCTTACCCGCCCGAAATGGTCAACTACGCTCCCCTGCAAAAGATCTCGCCCTCGTACCACCACCAGTACACGACGCCCGAGTACGCCCAACATTACCAGCATAGGAGGACGAACATGCCGCAGGAATACTATCAACCTCCACAGCAGTGCAGAAATCCACAGTTCATGCCCGCTAACAACCCAGCTGTTGAAGTACCAGAAAACAGGGTTACCCCATCCAATGATTTGAAGCAATTCATTGAAAACTGGGCGGAGGATGAAAATCCTTGTGACCCCACCGTTTTGATAGTCAGCCCTGATGATTTGCCCTTCATTGAAAACAATCAAGTGATCATCACGTCCCCCTTGGAAAACGGGCAGTTCGTCATCAAAAACGTGGAAAATCGACAGGAAGCGGAGAAACCCAAAGATTGCATGGTAGAAGACGCAAAGACCAGTAAAGTGGTGGTTCACTCCGACGTGGAGCTGATTAAAGACGACACAAAGGTGGATAAGAACTGCTCGCCGATTAATTTGGACCAGATGGAAACTGAAGAAACGCCCCGCGAAACTGTAATATCAACAACCAAAACGGTCGAAGAAGAAAGCCCAAAGGAAAGCAAAGATATGCCCGTTATTGACTTCAGCGATGAGAAAGCGCCGAAGGAAGACGCCATTGAACCAAAGCCGCCGGAAGTCGAGGAAAAACCTCCCCAACCTCCCGAAcccgaaaataaaattgaagaagaACACCCCGAGCAGGTGGAAGAGACTGTTACAAACGTTGTAGACGAGCAAATGCCAAAGGTTGAATCTCCAAAACCGCAACCAAAGCCGGAACCAAAGCCTCCATCTCCGCCCCCAACTCCAGTTTTACCTGAAACAGACAAGAAACCAAAGTCCAGTAGTCGACGAAAAAGGCGGATCTTCTCCGTCGAcgacataataaataacattggaAGGAAGAAGGAAAAGGAATTGAAGAGGAGGAAAAGCATACACGCCACCCAAAAATTCCTGGATTACGAGCGACGGAACGTCGAAACTGAAACTGTTAAAGAAAATCTTGAGGCTTCGGATAAAGTGCCAGAGGTGCAGGATGTCAAACCTGAAACTGAGGCGCCTTTAGAAGAAGTACCAGTGGAACAAACTCAAGAAGACGTTTCGCAGGACAAAGAAATATCCTCCACCGATTCCACAACTGATCCTGATGCAGAATCCAATAGTATACAGTACAGAAGCGccattaaaattgaagaaaacagCGTTCTTTTGCACATTGCGGGCGAGCTGGTTGAAATTAATGTCAACATACAGAACggtaaaaaagttattacagTCGTACCGATTTCTGACACCACAGTAGTTGACTTTAATGACAACTATGAAACTGTTCAAGAGAATGTCCAGGAAGACCAAGAAATTATTGAGGAAGTCGCCGAGGATAAAACTGAAGATGGGGACAAAACCGAAGAGATCGTAGAACCAAAGATGGATGATTTAGAGATGGTGGTTGCTGAAGCTGAAGCTGGAGTTGTCGAAGAGGTTGTAGAAAATGTGGCTAATGAGGAAACAATTATGGATGTTCAAGAGGATGTGGCACAAATGGAGGAAGTATCGTTGGATGTTAAAGAAGAAATCGTCGCACCAGATACTAAAACTGTAACTTCAGAGGCTGAAACAATTGAATTACCTAAAACTGAAGATGTTAAAGTAGAAACAACGACTGAAAGTGAAAATAAAGATGACTCTAGTCTTCACCAACAAGTAAATACATTGGATTTGGAAGAAACCAAAATTGTACCTCCAGAACAAACAGTTCAAAGAGAAAACGATACAAAAGAAGCCAAACCTGAAAAGGTCAAACAAACTGAAACTATCACAAACGAAGAACTAAAGCCGGAAGTAGATTCTGCAAAGGATTCGGAGTTTGTAGATCTCTCAAACGAGATAATTATAGGAGATGAAGGTTTGGAACTGGAGGTGGAGATGGACTTGCAAAACGACGTGAATGAGGACAGTTTCGAAAGGAACGTAATATGTACCAAAGCAGCCAAAAAGGCCTACGACGCCGAGTTTTTGAACACCGTCAAGGAGAAAAAGACTAAAACTAACCCCAGTGATGAtcacaaaaagaaaaagataaCCAAAGATGACAGTCAAAAGAATAAGGACGAAACCAAGCGGGAGAAACGTCCCAAAACAACAGACGAGAAAAGCAAAAAGGAAGAGGTGAAAAAACCCAAAGAACCAAAGAAGCAAAAATCGGAACCCAAGGCCGATGAGGACGATGATGAGGAACATGTTAGTTTTAAGGAGTTGTTAAAGGCTAGGAAGTTGAAGAAACTGAAGAAACTCCAGGAGAGCATGAACAACAAACCTGTTGAATCTGAACCGGTGACCAAGAAGGAAGAAAATGACTTCAAACAACCGTTGAAAAAGGAAGAAAAGGAACCGGCGTGTAAGGAAGAAGACTCGAAAAACTTAGAAGGAATTTTGAAAAAGGAAAGTAGTCCTCCAAAGCCGGTACGTAAAGTTTCATTTTCCGACGAGCCTATTGACAAAAAACTTGATGAAACAGAGGGTAAGTGTAACGATTTGAACAAGAAGAAGCGGCTCAGTTTAGAAGACTACAACAATCGTAAACGGAAGTTGTCACCTAAAGAAGAGGTGAAGAAAATTCTGGTTGAAGCTGATTTAACCAGCATACACTTAGAAGTCAAGAAGCGTCCCAAGTCGTTAGAAGAGTTGAGTTGCGTTGTTAAAGAACCTAAACGTAAGATGAGTTTGGAAGAAACGTCAAcgagtaataatttttataacgacTGGGAGGAGACGCTAAGTCCTAAGTCCACTGAAGTAGACTCGAATCTTCTTAGTACTTTCACAGGTGTCCTGTCAACTGAATCACAACCCGTCAAACATCCAGACGTGAACGGACGCAAGGACGAACTGCAGATGGTCAAGGAGCAAGTCGACTCAAAACTAAGTTCGTTGAATTTGAACATACCAAAGAAGAGCAGTGCTCAAACGCTCAGAAGCCAAATATGTGCCttggaaaagaaaattaacagTTTCCCGTTGACGCCGAAGGACGTGAACGAAAACCACATGCTCATGAACCGGTTCTTGAACAAGGACTACCTGACTGAAGACGAGATGAAGAAAATCAAACAGATCATCCAATACAAGCGGATGGTGGAGCACATGAGCAAACTGAAGTCGATGGAAAACGGCGACAGTTACGAGATCAGGAAGGAGATGGACGAGGATTTGAAGCTGCACTTGAAGAAAATCCCCGACGAGTATCACAAGAAGAGGAAGAGGAGGTTCAGGAATTTGCACGCCGCCGATTCCGACTCGGACTACGAGATCAACAGCGGGGATTACTCGGTAGTGCAGCAGAGCTGTCACTTCACCGGCGTGCCGAAGCTGATCATCAAAAGGAAGACGGACATTACGCAACCGGTCGTTCGATTGGAACGACTGGACATGAACGTGATCAAGAAAAGCAAATGGTTTTAG
- the LOC109603727 gene encoding titin-like isoform X1, whose translation MYVQTKRATEETHSRSSLLFSSYARRCTIKRQCLMNNAVQHYGQGPISSNPHAPFLQSDPISANPSTTTSSLRLYRKKDSQDKHVQNQDGVVGGSNATENQTHVARVAPHNHFPPRTTEYYRQNNPLSNDFRPLFNEHQPVKYSEISEHQPTHHDPMSPMMQKQKKEYMDMMTHQTKQYPDLNGQQTYGHETVHPTAYAAKEAQMHGYKQESQYFQKNQFVDQMKYQMPAQMRKYPGQENDFFSQLQKFHPSMARSIMSEHHIRETQMNYPPMGQNGMYNQNQRYYPNAVQNYQANAYGIQSYNYGSPQNCNYNRQAQMGRFPPTMDRSLSPARRTAYPPEMVNYAPLQKISPSYHHQYTTPEYAQHYQHRRTNMPQEYYQPPQQCRNPQFMPANNPAVEVPENRVTPSNDLKQFIENWAEDENPCDPTVLIVSPDDLPFIENNQVIITSPLENGQFVIKNVENRQEAEKPKDCMVEDAKTSKVVVHSDVELIKDDTKVDKNCSPINLDQMETEETPRETVISTTKTVEEESPKESKDMPVIDFSDEKAPKEDAIEPKPPEVEEKPPQPPEPENKIEEEHPEQVEETVTNVVDEQMPKVESPKPQPKPEPKPPSPPPTPVLPETDKKPKSSSRRKRRIFSVDDIINNIGRKKEKELKRRKSIHATQKFLDYERRNVETETVKENLEASDKVPEVQDVKPETEAPLEEVPVEQTQEDVSQDKEISSTDSTTDPDAESNSIQYRSAIKIEENSVLLHIAGELVEINVNIQNGKKVITVVPISDTTVVDFNDNYETVQENVQEDQEIIEEVAEDKTEDGDKTEEIVEPKMDDLEMVVAEAEAGVVEEVVENVANEETIMDVQEDVAQMEEVSLDVKEEIVAPDTKTVTSEAETIELPKTEDVKVETTTESENKDDSSLHQQVNTLDLEETKIVPPEQTVQRENDTKEAKPEKVKQTETITNEELKPEVDSAKDSEFVDLSNEIIIGDEGLELEVEMDLQNDVNEDSFERNVICTKAAKKAYDAEFLNTVKEKKTKTNPSDDHKKKKITKDDSQKNKDETKREKRPKTTDEKSKKEEVKKPKEPKKQKSEPKADEDDDEEHVSFKELLKARKLKKLKKLQESMNNKPVESEPVTKKEENDFKQPLKKEEKEPACKEEDSKNLEGILKKESSPPKPVRKVSFSDEPIDKKLDETEGKCNDLNKKKRLSLEDYNNRKRKLSPKEEVKKILVEADLTSIHLEVKKRPKSLEELSCVVKEPKRKMSLEETSTSNNFYNDWEETLSPKSTEVDSNLLSTFTGVLSTESQPVKHPDVNGRKDELQMVKEQVDSKLSSLNLNIPKKSSAQTLRSQICALEKKINSFPLTPKDVNENHMLMNRFLNKDYLTEDEMKKIKQIIQYKRMVEHMSKLKSMENGDSYEIRKEMDEDLKLHLKKIPDEYHKKRKRRFRNLHAADSDSDYEINSGDYSVVQQSCHFTGVPKLIIKRKTDITQPVVRLERLDMNVIKKSKWF comes from the coding sequence TCCGTTGTTTAACGAGCACCAGCCGGTAAAGTACTCAGAGATCAGCGAGCACCAACCAACCCACCACGATCCAATGTCGCCGATGATGCAAAAGCAAAAAAAGGAATACATGGACATGATGACGCACCAGACGAAGCAGTACCCGGACTTAAACGGGCAACAGACGTACGGCCACGAGACTGTGCATCCAACGGCGTACGCCGCCAAAGAGGCGCAGATGCACGGCTACAAGCAAGAATCTCAGTACTTTCAAAAGAACCAGTTCGTGGACCAGATGAAGTACCAAATGCCCGCGCAGATGCGCAAATACCCCGGCCAGGAGAACGACTTCTTTTCGCAGCTACAGAAATTCCATCCCAGTATGGCCAGGTCCATAATGAGCGAGCACCACATCCGCGAGACGCAGATGAACTACCCGCCCATGGGCCAGAACGGCATGTACAACCAGAACCAAAGATACTACCCGAACGCCGTGCAGAACTACCAGGCGAACGCGTACGGCATCCAGTCGTACAACTACGGAAGTCCGCAGAACTGCAACTACAACAGGCAGGCGCAGATGGGCAGGTTCCCGCCTACAATGGATAGGAGTCTGTCGCCAGCCAGGCGTACCGCTTACCCGCCCGAAATGGTCAACTACGCTCCCCTGCAAAAGATCTCGCCCTCGTACCACCACCAGTACACGACGCCCGAGTACGCCCAACATTACCAGCATAGGAGGACGAACATGCCGCAGGAATACTATCAACCTCCACAGCAGTGCAGAAATCCACAGTTCATGCCCGCTAACAACCCAGCTGTTGAAGTACCAGAAAACAGGGTTACCCCATCCAATGATTTGAAGCAATTCATTGAAAACTGGGCGGAGGATGAAAATCCTTGTGACCCCACCGTTTTGATAGTCAGCCCTGATGATTTGCCCTTCATTGAAAACAATCAAGTGATCATCACGTCCCCCTTGGAAAACGGGCAGTTCGTCATCAAAAACGTGGAAAATCGACAGGAAGCGGAGAAACCCAAAGATTGCATGGTAGAAGACGCAAAGACCAGTAAAGTGGTGGTTCACTCCGACGTGGAGCTGATTAAAGACGACACAAAGGTGGATAAGAACTGCTCGCCGATTAATTTGGACCAGATGGAAACTGAAGAAACGCCCCGCGAAACTGTAATATCAACAACCAAAACGGTCGAAGAAGAAAGCCCAAAGGAAAGCAAAGATATGCCCGTTATTGACTTCAGCGATGAGAAAGCGCCGAAGGAAGACGCCATTGAACCAAAGCCGCCGGAAGTCGAGGAAAAACCTCCCCAACCTCCCGAAcccgaaaataaaattgaagaagaACACCCCGAGCAGGTGGAAGAGACTGTTACAAACGTTGTAGACGAGCAAATGCCAAAGGTTGAATCTCCAAAACCGCAACCAAAGCCGGAACCAAAGCCTCCATCTCCGCCCCCAACTCCAGTTTTACCTGAAACAGACAAGAAACCAAAGTCCAGTAGTCGACGAAAAAGGCGGATCTTCTCCGTCGAcgacataataaataacattggaAGGAAGAAGGAAAAGGAATTGAAGAGGAGGAAAAGCATACACGCCACCCAAAAATTCCTGGATTACGAGCGACGGAACGTCGAAACTGAAACTGTTAAAGAAAATCTTGAGGCTTCGGATAAAGTGCCAGAGGTGCAGGATGTCAAACCTGAAACTGAGGCGCCTTTAGAAGAAGTACCAGTGGAACAAACTCAAGAAGACGTTTCGCAGGACAAAGAAATATCCTCCACCGATTCCACAACTGATCCTGATGCAGAATCCAATAGTATACAGTACAGAAGCGccattaaaattgaagaaaacagCGTTCTTTTGCACATTGCGGGCGAGCTGGTTGAAATTAATGTCAACATACAGAACggtaaaaaagttattacagTCGTACCGATTTCTGACACCACAGTAGTTGACTTTAATGACAACTATGAAACTGTTCAAGAGAATGTCCAGGAAGACCAAGAAATTATTGAGGAAGTCGCCGAGGATAAAACTGAAGATGGGGACAAAACCGAAGAGATCGTAGAACCAAAGATGGATGATTTAGAGATGGTGGTTGCTGAAGCTGAAGCTGGAGTTGTCGAAGAGGTTGTAGAAAATGTGGCTAATGAGGAAACAATTATGGATGTTCAAGAGGATGTGGCACAAATGGAGGAAGTATCGTTGGATGTTAAAGAAGAAATCGTCGCACCAGATACTAAAACTGTAACTTCAGAGGCTGAAACAATTGAATTACCTAAAACTGAAGATGTTAAAGTAGAAACAACGACTGAAAGTGAAAATAAAGATGACTCTAGTCTTCACCAACAAGTAAATACATTGGATTTGGAAGAAACCAAAATTGTACCTCCAGAACAAACAGTTCAAAGAGAAAACGATACAAAAGAAGCCAAACCTGAAAAGGTCAAACAAACTGAAACTATCACAAACGAAGAACTAAAGCCGGAAGTAGATTCTGCAAAGGATTCGGAGTTTGTAGATCTCTCAAACGAGATAATTATAGGAGATGAAGGTTTGGAACTGGAGGTGGAGATGGACTTGCAAAACGACGTGAATGAGGACAGTTTCGAAAGGAACGTAATATGTACCAAAGCAGCCAAAAAGGCCTACGACGCCGAGTTTTTGAACACCGTCAAGGAGAAAAAGACTAAAACTAACCCCAGTGATGAtcacaaaaagaaaaagataaCCAAAGATGACAGTCAAAAGAATAAGGACGAAACCAAGCGGGAGAAACGTCCCAAAACAACAGACGAGAAAAGCAAAAAGGAAGAGGTGAAAAAACCCAAAGAACCAAAGAAGCAAAAATCGGAACCCAAGGCCGATGAGGACGATGATGAGGAACATGTTAGTTTTAAGGAGTTGTTAAAGGCTAGGAAGTTGAAGAAACTGAAGAAACTCCAGGAGAGCATGAACAACAAACCTGTTGAATCTGAACCGGTGACCAAGAAGGAAGAAAATGACTTCAAACAACCGTTGAAAAAGGAAGAAAAGGAACCGGCGTGTAAGGAAGAAGACTCGAAAAACTTAGAAGGAATTTTGAAAAAGGAAAGTAGTCCTCCAAAGCCGGTACGTAAAGTTTCATTTTCCGACGAGCCTATTGACAAAAAACTTGATGAAACAGAGGGTAAGTGTAACGATTTGAACAAGAAGAAGCGGCTCAGTTTAGAAGACTACAACAATCGTAAACGGAAGTTGTCACCTAAAGAAGAGGTGAAGAAAATTCTGGTTGAAGCTGATTTAACCAGCATACACTTAGAAGTCAAGAAGCGTCCCAAGTCGTTAGAAGAGTTGAGTTGCGTTGTTAAAGAACCTAAACGTAAGATGAGTTTGGAAGAAACGTCAAcgagtaataatttttataacgacTGGGAGGAGACGCTAAGTCCTAAGTCCACTGAAGTAGACTCGAATCTTCTTAGTACTTTCACAGGTGTCCTGTCAACTGAATCACAACCCGTCAAACATCCAGACGTGAACGGACGCAAGGACGAACTGCAGATGGTCAAGGAGCAAGTCGACTCAAAACTAAGTTCGTTGAATTTGAACATACCAAAGAAGAGCAGTGCTCAAACGCTCAGAAGCCAAATATGTGCCttggaaaagaaaattaacagTTTCCCGTTGACGCCGAAGGACGTGAACGAAAACCACATGCTCATGAACCGGTTCTTGAACAAGGACTACCTGACTGAAGACGAGATGAAGAAAATCAAACAGATCATCCAATACAAGCGGATGGTGGAGCACATGAGCAAACTGAAGTCGATGGAAAACGGCGACAGTTACGAGATCAGGAAGGAGATGGACGAGGATTTGAAGCTGCACTTGAAGAAAATCCCCGACGAGTATCACAAGAAGAGGAAGAGGAGGTTCAGGAATTTGCACGCCGCCGATTCCGACTCGGACTACGAGATCAACAGCGGGGATTACTCGGTAGTGCAGCAGAGCTGTCACTTCACCGGCGTGCCGAAGCTGATCATCAAAAGGAAGACGGACATTACGCAACCGGTCGTTCGATTGGAACGACTGGACATGAACGTGATCAAGAAAAGCAAATGGTTTTAG